In the genome of Succinivibrio dextrinosolvens, the window GTTTGGGACCAGAGGGTCGCAGGTTCGAACCCTGCATTACCGACCACTCCTAAGTAACTCAAATAAGATTTCGCAATAAATCAATTAGCTAATTAACTCCGTTTACACTTGTTTCCAAAGTATATTCCTTAGATATTCCCAAGTTTTTCAAAAATTGTGTACTAGTTTTCTTGCACCCAAAATTTGATCTCCAAATTCTGCATTTAGTGTGGCTTACGGGCATGTTTAATCATGTTTGGTACAGCAATATTCTTTCTATACTGAGATACAGGCTCAGGTACATGAAACAGCTTTAATGTTTCCTTCTGTGTCCTGGATATTGTCTTTACTGCGCTATATCCGTCTACGAACTCGACTGTCTTTATTCCCTGTAAATCCCTTAGAATTGTTCGTACCGAATGATGAGGAAGCTTAACGCCGTTTTCTTTCATTTTTCTTAGCAGGTATTCAATTCTCATATGAAGGCTAAGTGCTATAAATTCCACAAAGCACTTTCCTGACAGACTTTCTTCAGATGAAGTATTGAATCTGTCACAGCTCATCTTTACCTTCAGATCATTAAAGCAGTCCTCAACAGTCCTTCTGTCCTTATAACCGTAGAAAGCCTGTTTGCCCTCACCAATACAGTCAGATACGCAGACAAAGATGCCTGCTTTTGAATTTGCTTCCTGAAATGCTTCATTATTGATTCTGATTAAGCCGTCTTCTTCCTGTATCAAATACTTTTTTGCAAAACTCTGATTGTTTCCATCCAGTGTCATATGCTCTTTGAGCATTTTCATAACTTCAACACGACGTTTCTGAATATGCTTGGTAACAGCTCCGGCCCTCTCCTGGTCGTAGAACACATGAACAAATAAATCCTTTTTAAGCTTTTTTCCTTTGTTCTTATATTCATAGACGATTTTCTTTGTGAATATATTCTCATCAATTGCTGATTCGTATTTATCTCCACATATAAAGGCCTGAGCTGCCTCAAGCAGGACATCTTTAAATGTATCAACCTTATCTAAGGGTACGCAGATCAGAAAGTGATAACCACAGGATAAAATTTCATTCAAATTGTCGTTACTGTAGTAGCCTCTGTCCATAACCGCAACAAAAGAACGAGCTCCTATGTGCAGCAGATTATCAAAGGTAAAGCTTACCGTGGAGATATCTGGGATAGAACCATTGAATCTGCTGTAGTAAAGTGGTCTGCCAGTCTTTTGGTCTGTCAGCAGAACAATGTTGATTTGAGGAATGTTCTCTTCCTGTTTATTGTGACCGAACTTTGCATCAAGATACTTTGAGTAGGTACTGATAGAAGTAGAGTCTAAAGCCCAGAACCTGCGTCTTGAAGTGCCGTTGGCTTGGTAGAGAGACTCAAAATAATGTGAAAAAAAGTTGAGTTCATCCGCTTCGGTAACACTTTGGAATAGGCGGGTGATTGCTGCTGGCGTTAAAGGTACCTGATATGGTAGCTTGTGCTCTTTTGCATAAAGGGCATAACGGTTGCTCTTAAAGTCACATTCATCAAGACAGTAATATGCAAGAGAAAGTAACTGTTTATAGGTGTCAGGAAATACACTCTTAAGAGATTCGAGCAGAGTATCTTTTTCAATAAGCTTTGTGAAGAGAAGATAGGTCCCAACAGAGATAACATCAGTTACTTCATGCTTGGAGTTCACCTTGAGACTGGTAATAATCTCACTTGAATGATCTTCCTCAATCCTTAACTCCCACTTCTTTTGTTCCTCATCGTAATATCGGACTATAGCAATATCCTTGTATTCAGGACGGGATTTTAAGAAGCTTTCCTCAAACAAAATCAGCCCAGCACCGTTGCCACTGTTGATTTTGCCAATGGTTCTGGTATTGGTCTTAATTGCATATTTCTTTTCAGGGAGCCATTTATTCTCATCAAATGATTTTACGTAGGTCACTCCCCTGCTGGATATAGTCTGGTAGTAGATATTTGGGAGTTTCTTAATTAAACTATTCATTTTTGATAATCCTAACTAGTACACCTTAAAGTGTACTAGTTTAAAAGAAAAAGTCAAGATTTTTATGCTGATCTTTCAATTAATTAAGAAGAAAAATTAGAAAAATTTAAGGACGTGTGTACTAGTTTGTAAACTTTCGGGTTTACACTTGTTTCCAAAGTATATTCCTTAGATATTCTAATTAAAAAAGATCCACTCTAAAATGTCTCCAACATAATTTCTCCGATCTAAATATAAAACAATCCCCAAAGACAGATTAGCTCCTCTGAACAGAACGGTAGGGGAGAGAATCCCCCTCCCTGAAAGCAAAACATAAAACAAAAAAGTATACTTAAATAAACACTCAAAAAATAATCAAATATCCTCCAGTATTAACTCCAAAAGATTTATATATACATTACTACCAAAACTCAAAAGAAATCGATTCTAGAGCATTCTCGTTAAGATCTATTAAATCTAATTAACATTATTTCAAAGCATTAAATATATATTACTTTTTATACTTTATAAATAAAAATATTATTACTTGTATTTTTAGTAAATAGCATATTGATAATGTATAAACCTATATTACATTTGTAATGTATTATATTATTTTATGTTACTTTGTTTTAAACATAAATCTTGTTCATAATACAGGAGATTTTCATAAACCGGTTTAACGACCATATTTATGTAATTAAATTTCTTTTCAAAACTTTCATTTTTGTAAATTTAATTACATTGTTTTATTTTATGAAATATATCAATTCCTTTAAATAATAATATATACATAAATCAAGGTTACAAAAAAAATGCAATTTATAAAAATTTTATTTACATTTCATAATGTTATTTACACTTACAAGATAGGTTAAAAATAAATATATTTTAATAATTACCATATTTTCATAAAATCATTTTATTTTCATAATCCGATGTAATTTTAAAGTTTATTTACCTCTTTTCTCATTTTTTTATTTTAGAATTTACAGAATTTACGTTTACAATGATTAAAGCTATATTTACCGCTGTTAAGTTCAAACAATTACAAGTAACTTTTTATCTAAAAATATATAGTTATTCACACTTTTAGGTTATAAAGAATACGTTAAATAATGTATACTTAGTTTGTCAGAAGATAATACAGAAAGATCAGTTAATAATAACTTTTGGAATTTGCTTATTTATTACAGCAAAAACAGGATCAACTAGCAGATTTTTTCAAAAAAATAGAGTCAGTATTCGTCAGATTTTAAATAAAAAAAGTTCAGTAAAACTGGACTGAGAATGGTAGGAAACTACTACAGCAAAGAAAGACCAGAGGCTACATAAAACATGTAGCCTTTGGTCTTTTTAGGTTTGTTTTAACCTCATTTGCCTTCACAGATCTCCCCTTTCATTTTACATTGATATCAGAAGCTCATTCAGATAACTTACTTCTTCATAAAGAAGAAAACATTCACTTTAAAAGAACTGGTTCGTTACTAATTAAAAAGCCTAGATAATTTCATTTCTTTTTTTTGCGGAAACACGAGATAGATCAATCAAACCTCTTTTGATCAATTTATATTAAAGAGACAGGATCAAAGAAAAAAAAAAAAAAAAAAAACTCCGTGATAAAATCATTAGAACTTTAACCCCACATAATCAATCCTGGCTGCTGTAGATGTCTTATCGAACATAATACTGAATATATAATCTCTCTCATTACCCTATAGGAATAAGCTTTGATCAGAATTTAGGATCAAAGATAATCTAATACAGGATCAATATCTGAGAGAATCTAACAGGAATAGGATCAAAAAAAAAAATCCCTCAAGGATGGAGCGTCCCTGAGGGAGAGAATGGTCTTAACTAACG includes:
- a CDS encoding IS1634 family transposase gives rise to the protein MNSLIKKLPNIYYQTISSRGVTYVKSFDENKWLPEKKYAIKTNTRTIGKINSGNGAGLILFEESFLKSRPEYKDIAIVRYYDEEQKKWELRIEEDHSSEIITSLKVNSKHEVTDVISVGTYLLFTKLIEKDTLLESLKSVFPDTYKQLLSLAYYCLDECDFKSNRYALYAKEHKLPYQVPLTPAAITRLFQSVTEADELNFFSHYFESLYQANGTSRRRFWALDSTSISTYSKYLDAKFGHNKQEENIPQINIVLLTDQKTGRPLYYSRFNGSIPDISTVSFTFDNLLHIGARSFVAVMDRGYYSNDNLNEILSCGYHFLICVPLDKVDTFKDVLLEAAQAFICGDKYESAIDENIFTKKIVYEYKNKGKKLKKDLFVHVFYDQERAGAVTKHIQKRRVEVMKMLKEHMTLDGNNQSFAKKYLIQEEDGLIRINNEAFQEANSKAGIFVCVSDCIGEGKQAFYGYKDRRTVEDCFNDLKVKMSCDRFNTSSEESLSGKCFVEFIALSLHMRIEYLLRKMKENGVKLPHHSVRTILRDLQGIKTVEFVDGYSAVKTISRTQKETLKLFHVPEPVSQYRKNIAVPNMIKHARKPH